The sequence CGGGCGCCGATTCCATTTCCGGCGGCATCGGCAAAGATGTTCTTAAAGGCCGCGGCGGCAAGGATACCATCGAGGGCGGATCCGGCGCGGACAAGCTTCTGGGCGGCAACGGCAACGACAGCCTGCACGGCGGTGACGGTAAAGACGTCCTGTATGGCAACAAGGGCAACGACACCCTGGATGGCGGCGATGGCGCTGACCTCTTCGTCTTCAAGCGCGGAGACGGCTCTGACACGATCCTGAATTTCGACACCGGCGAGGACCTGATCCGGATCAAACGCGGCGCCTCCGGTTTCTCCGATCTTACGGTTTCGCAAACGGACAGCGGCGCCGAAGTCAGTTTTGCCAATGTTTCCATCACCCTCAGCGGTTTCGATGCAGAGGACGTTACCGCCGATCTGTTCCTGTTCTAACGGCAAGCAGGAGCTGCTGCCCAGCCAGCAGCTCCTGCTTGCGGTCCACAGCACATGCCGGAACTGGCTTGCGGCGGCCCCAATCCGCCCGCACAGGTTGAGCCTTCGCCGCCCGAACTTTCCCCGCTGCGCCCTATTGCCACAGCCCGGCTGTTCCACGACAGTCCGGCGCAACGAATGACAGCGCGGAGGGACAGCGGACATGGAACAGATGATGGAACAAGCAGGCGCCTATTGGCCTCTGCTGGTAAGTGGCGCCAAGGCGCTGGTGGTGCTGATCCTCGGCTGGATTGCCACCGGCTGGATCAGCAGCGTGGTGCGGCGGCGGATCAACAGCACGCCGCAGATCGACCCGACACTGGGCAATTTTGCCGCCAGCACAGTACGCTGGGTGCTGCTCCTGGTGGTGCTGGTCGCCGTCCTCAACATCTTCGGGATCGAGGCCACCAGCCTGGTCGCCATGCTGGGTGCTGCCACCCTGGCGATCGGCCTGGCACTGCAGGGCACGCTCAGCGATCTGGCCGCGGGGTTCATGCTGATCCTGTTCCGCCCCTACAAGATCGGCCAGTTTGTCGATATCGGCGGCACCTCGGGCACTGTGAAGGACCTGAACCTCTTTGTGACCGAACTGGCGACGCCGGACAACGTGCAGATCATCGTGCCCAACGGCCAGGCCTGGGGCGCGATCATCACCAACTTCTCGCACCACCCCACCCGCCGCGCCGACCTTGTGTTCGGCATCGACTATGGCGACAGCGCCGAAGAGGCCAAGGCAATCATCCTGGAGCAGGCGAATGCCGACCCCCGGGTGCTGCAGGACCCTGCCCCTTGGGTCCGGGTCACCAATCTGGGCGACAGCTCCGTCGATCTGACCGCACGGCTCTGGTGCAAGGCCGAGGATTACTGGGAGCTGAAATTTGCCCTGATGCAGGGTGTGAAAGAGGCGTTCGACGCCAAGGGCATCTCGATCCCCTACCCGCATACGGTGGAAGTCAAAAAAGAAGGCTGAGGCCCTCCCGCCCGTCTTCGGCCCCTGCGGGCCTCATCCCGTTGGGCCCGGCGCCCCGCCTGCGGCGGGGCGTCTTGCGGTTCGGCAGCAACCGGCTCAGCGCGAGCGGGCGGCCGTGGCGGCACAGGCGGCGGCCTGGCGCGCCCGCGCCGCACGGGCCCGCTCCAGCCGGCTGTCCTGCGGTGGTTCGGGCGGCCAGCCGCAGACCACCGTGCTCCCGTCCAGATCGGTAAAGGCCCACTGCGCGGCCAGCAGCTGGTAGCTTTTGACCTCCCAGCCGGAAGCATCAGGTTCAAACCGCAGCCGCCACGTGCCCCGCACCTGGACCGGCAGCCGCAACTGCTGGATCCGGGTCATCGCCTCGTGCCCGGTCATTGCCGCGCGCACCCCCTGCGCCCGCAATTTCTTCATCCGCTCCACCAGGGCTGCCGCTTCGCGCATCCGGCGCCCGGCAAAAACCACCTCAATCTCGGTCCCCGGCCGGACGACCCCCTTCACCACCAGATCCCGGCGGTTGTTGCGGCTGAACACCGGCACCAGCTCCACCGGAACATCGCGCACTTCGCGCTTGAACAGGCCCGCGTCCTCAATCTGCGGGGTGATGTGCGAGGGAGGCCTGCGGCGGTTCTTCATGGCATGTCCCGGCATCGCCCGCAGAAGCGAGCAGCTGCCCTGTCTACTGTATGGTTTCTTTTCCGGCACCCTAGGCCGCGGCGCTTAACGAAGCGTTGAATGACCGCAAAAAGGAAAAACCGGCGCAAAAATCAGCGGCGACCGAGCGAGCGGGGCACCGCCGCGCCGCGCAAGGCGCGGCGCCACGCCCAACGCTGCATGGCGCTTCCCCGGAAGCGCCTTCAGGGACGGGAGAAACCCGTCTCAGCCGCGCGCTACCACCCGTTTCATGACCAGCGCCGGGGCGCCCTTGTACACCGCTTCGCCTGCAGGCGCGTATCCCAGCTTGCGCGCCACCTTCTGAGACGCCGCGTGAGAGGGGTCAAGGAGACAGGCGGTCTCCGCCCAATCCGTGGCCTCCGCCGCCCACTGATGGATACGGCGCACCGCTTCGGTTGCCAGCCCCCGGCCGTGCATGTCGGGCGCCAGCACCCAGCCCGCTTCGGGAATGCCAACCAGCGGCGGCTCCATCGCGCGCCGGTAATCGGCAAACCCCACCTCGCCGATGAATTTGCCGCTGCCGCGCAGGGTCACCGCCCAATAGCCATAGCCCAGCGCCTGCCAATGGCCGATATAGCGCAGCAGCCGGGTCCAGCTGTCCTGCAGCGTCGAAGGCTGGCCGGAGATGAACCGCACCACCTCCGGCTCTGCCCAGAGCGCCGCCACAGCTGCAAAATCCTGCACCCTATGCGGGCGCAGGATCAGCCGCTCCGTCTCCAGAACCGGACAGGTCATCCAGGCAGCTTGCCAGTCAGAACATAGCGCAGGATCTCCACAACCTGGCGCGGCTCCTCTGCCACTGCCAGCGCGGCTGCGTGGACCTCTTTCAGCGCGTGCTGATGCTCCGGCGGGCTCAGCACGATAACCGACTTGCCCAACGCGGCGGCATAGCCCGCGTCAAAGGCCGCATTCCACTGCTTGTATTTGTCGCCAAAGCGCACGACGACCACATCAGCGTCCGAGATCCCCTTGCGGGTGCGGATCGCATTGACCATCGCGCCCTTGTGGTCGTGCCAGTACTTGTTCTCCTCGGCGCCGAGAATAGCCACGCCGCAATCGTCGCTGGCGCCGTGATCGGTAACCGGCGCGCTGAAGCTCACCTCCAGCCCCTCTGCGCCTTCAATAATCTGCTCCCGCCAATCGGTGTGAATCTCACCCGAGAGATATACCTTCAATGCCACGTCTTGTCCTTTCCTGCGCCAGCCTGCGGGGCAGCGGCCAAGGCAGCCGTGACCTCATCATCGCTGGTCTGTGCAAAATCCCTGTAATGCGCGCCGACCGCCCAGAATTCCCTGGGGCTCAGCAGGCAGACCAGAGTATCTACCAGCGGGCGCAGTTCGTCCACTGCTTCCGGCGGCGCCACCGGCACCGCCAGGATCACCTCTGCCGGCTTGCGCTCCTTAAGCCAGAAATGCGCCGCCATAAAGGTCGCGCCGGTCGCGATGCCGTCATCCACCACGATGGCTGTGCGGCCTTCCAGCTCCACCGGCGGGCGCCCTTGCAAATAGCCGGCGCGGCGGGCGGCATTTTCCTCCCGCGCCCCGGCAACCTGCGACGCGAAATCCTCCGGCTTCATGCCGGTGGCCTGCAGCAGGGCGCCGTTGAATATGGGATTGCTGCCCTCGGCCAGCGCACCCGCCGCCAGCTCCGGGTTGGAGGGCATGCCGATCTTGCGGATCAGGATCAGGTCCAGCGGCGCGTTCAGCTTCTGCGCAATGGGCAGCGCCACAGGAACCCCGCCCCGCGGCAGCGCCAGCACGACAGGGTCTGTCATCGGCAGTTCAGCCAGTTCCTCGGCCAGCTGAAGCCCGGCAGAAATCCGGTCCTCGAACATAAGGGCCTCCACCCCGTAACCTAGCGCGGCGGGGTAAAAGGCAACGCCTCAGCAGCGCCGGGCCACCAGATAGCGCCCGGGCGTGTCCGCCGGGTAGTTGCCGGTCTCGATGATTTCGAAGCCTGCGCGCTGCACCGCAGCCTCCAGCGTGCGGATATCCAGGAAATCCACATAGCTGGGCGCCTTGCCCGCCAGCCGCATCAGCGGGATGGCCACGGTATACAGCCAATATTTCCAGGATCCCCGCGCCTCGCCCAGGCAGGGTGTCTTGGAAATAAACAGCCCGCCCTCGGGCAGCTTGGCGGCAATCGAGGCCAGCGCCGCCTCCAAATCCGGCAGCAGATGCAGCAGGTTGAAGGCCATCACTGCATCAACCGGGCCGTCCGGCGCGCT is a genomic window of Leisingera caerulea DSM 24564 containing:
- a CDS encoding mechanosensitive ion channel family protein translates to MEQMMEQAGAYWPLLVSGAKALVVLILGWIATGWISSVVRRRINSTPQIDPTLGNFAASTVRWVLLLVVLVAVLNIFGIEATSLVAMLGAATLAIGLALQGTLSDLAAGFMLILFRPYKIGQFVDIGGTSGTVKDLNLFVTELATPDNVQIIVPNGQAWGAIITNFSHHPTRRADLVFGIDYGDSAEEAKAIILEQANADPRVLQDPAPWVRVTNLGDSSVDLTARLWCKAEDYWELKFALMQGVKEAFDAKGISIPYPHTVEVKKEG
- a CDS encoding GNAT family N-acetyltransferase, which codes for MTCPVLETERLILRPHRVQDFAAVAALWAEPEVVRFISGQPSTLQDSWTRLLRYIGHWQALGYGYWAVTLRGSGKFIGEVGFADYRRAMEPPLVGIPEAGWVLAPDMHGRGLATEAVRRIHQWAAEATDWAETACLLDPSHAASQKVARKLGYAPAGEAVYKGAPALVMKRVVARG
- a CDS encoding phosphoribosyltransferase — encoded protein: MFEDRISAGLQLAEELAELPMTDPVVLALPRGGVPVALPIAQKLNAPLDLILIRKIGMPSNPELAAGALAEGSNPIFNGALLQATGMKPEDFASQVAGAREENAARRAGYLQGRPPVELEGRTAIVVDDGIATGATFMAAHFWLKERKPAEVILAVPVAPPEAVDELRPLVDTLVCLLSPREFWAVGAHYRDFAQTSDDEVTAALAAAPQAGAGKDKTWH
- a CDS encoding YtoQ family protein, which produces MALKVYLSGEIHTDWREQIIEGAEGLEVSFSAPVTDHGASDDCGVAILGAEENKYWHDHKGAMVNAIRTRKGISDADVVVVRFGDKYKQWNAAFDAGYAAALGKSVIVLSPPEHQHALKEVHAAALAVAEEPRQVVEILRYVLTGKLPG
- a CDS encoding class I SAM-dependent methyltransferase, with translation MTADARFWNRIAPKYAESPIRDLDAYRYTLERTRSYLRDSDRVLELGCGTGSTAIALAPNAGEIIATDLSEEMLKVGRERAWNAAAANVDFRCCDVQSAPDGPVDAVMAFNLLHLLPDLEAALASIAAKLPEGGLFISKTPCLGEARGSWKYWLYTVAIPLMRLAGKAPSYVDFLDIRTLEAAVQRAGFEIIETGNYPADTPGRYLVARRC